Proteins from a genomic interval of Nocardia sp. BMG51109:
- a CDS encoding acyl-CoA dehydrogenase family protein, producing the protein MDFELTDEQVLLRDTVRELLARAYDPENRLKVIDTELGWNRDVWSQLAELGVLGLSFSEADGGMDAGPVETMVVMEEIGRRLAPEPLLDAVLLPGALIARAGTDEQRQRVLPGVAAGTTLLALAHDEPGSRWPATEVATRAEADGDGYRLTGVKNPVAHGDCADQLVVSATGTDGVQALFLVAADAAGVARKPYRTFDGGRGAQVEFTAAPAELLGPVAGVLDAAIGTAQASLCAEAVGAMSEALRLTTDYLKTRKQFGVPLSTFQTLTQRAANMYVSLELARSMSLYLTAALADGDVGPVPASRARLQVSRAARHIGQEAVQMHGGIGITTEYPVSHYVARLTAVERVLGGGNDHLQVLARQVGDYELAEFQCR; encoded by the coding sequence ATGGATTTCGAACTCACCGATGAACAGGTCCTGCTGCGCGACACGGTGCGCGAGCTGCTGGCCCGCGCCTACGACCCGGAGAACCGGCTGAAGGTGATCGACACCGAACTCGGCTGGAACCGCGACGTGTGGTCGCAGCTGGCCGAATTGGGCGTGCTGGGGCTGAGTTTCAGCGAGGCGGACGGCGGCATGGACGCCGGTCCCGTGGAGACCATGGTGGTCATGGAGGAGATCGGCCGCCGGCTGGCGCCGGAACCGCTGCTGGACGCGGTCCTGCTGCCGGGCGCGCTGATCGCCCGCGCCGGGACCGACGAGCAGCGGCAGCGAGTGCTGCCCGGCGTGGCGGCCGGCACCACCCTGCTCGCGCTGGCCCACGACGAACCCGGATCGCGCTGGCCGGCCACGGAGGTGGCCACCCGGGCCGAGGCCGACGGCGACGGCTACCGCCTGACCGGTGTGAAAAACCCGGTGGCCCACGGGGATTGCGCAGACCAGCTGGTGGTGAGCGCGACCGGGACGGACGGTGTGCAGGCGCTGTTCCTGGTCGCCGCCGACGCCGCGGGCGTGGCGCGCAAGCCGTACCGGACCTTCGACGGTGGTCGTGGCGCGCAGGTGGAGTTCACCGCCGCCCCGGCCGAACTGCTCGGCCCGGTGGCCGGGGTGCTCGACGCGGCGATCGGCACGGCACAGGCGAGCCTGTGCGCGGAGGCGGTCGGCGCGATGTCCGAGGCGCTGCGGCTGACCACCGACTACTTGAAGACCCGCAAGCAGTTCGGCGTCCCGCTGTCGACGTTCCAGACGCTGACCCAGCGCGCCGCGAACATGTACGTCTCGCTCGAGCTGGCGCGCAGCATGAGCCTGTATCTGACCGCCGCGCTGGCCGACGGGGACGTGGGCCCGGTGCCGGCGTCGCGGGCGCGGCTGCAGGTGAGCCGGGCCGCGCGGCACATCGGGCAGGAAGCGGTCCAGATGCACGGCGGGATCGGCATCACGACCGAATATCCGGTGAGCCACTACGTCGCCCGGCTGACGGCCGTCGAACGCGTCCTCGGTGGCGGCAACGACCACCTGCAGGTGCTCGCGCGGCAGGTGGGCGACTACGAGCTGGCCGAGTTCCAGTGCCGTTGA
- a CDS encoding acyl-CoA dehydrogenase family protein — MQLALSPDEAHFRDELRRFYRTEIPAEIRDKVEHGRELSREDVVTTHKILNEHGLAVPKWPVEWGGKDWTPIQRHIWEDEMQLACVPEPLTFNANMIGPVIAQFGSQELKERFLPPTAALDIWWCQGFSEPDAGSDLASLRTTAVRDGDSYIVNGQKIWTTLAQWADWIFCLVRTDPNAPKKQAGISLLLFDVKTPGVTVRPIKLIDGGHEVNEVFFENVRVPADQLVGEENMGWTYAKFLLGNERTGITGVGRTKVRLAVAKKHAAQTKTANGTLLEDPLFAARVAELENELLALELTLLRVVANSSEGRPNPASSVLKLRGSELQQAATELLLDIAGPDALPVGATDIASPDWAQRSGPSYLNVRKTTIYGGSSEVQRTIIASTILGL; from the coding sequence ATGCAACTTGCCCTGTCACCCGACGAGGCGCACTTCCGGGACGAACTGCGCCGGTTCTACCGGACCGAGATCCCGGCCGAGATTCGCGACAAGGTCGAGCACGGCCGCGAGTTGTCCCGCGAGGACGTCGTGACGACGCACAAGATCCTGAACGAGCACGGCCTGGCCGTCCCGAAGTGGCCTGTCGAGTGGGGCGGCAAGGACTGGACGCCGATTCAGCGTCACATCTGGGAAGACGAGATGCAGCTGGCGTGCGTGCCGGAGCCGTTGACGTTCAACGCCAACATGATCGGCCCGGTGATCGCGCAGTTCGGTTCGCAGGAGCTCAAGGAGCGGTTCCTGCCGCCCACCGCGGCGCTGGACATCTGGTGGTGCCAGGGCTTCTCCGAACCCGATGCCGGCTCCGACCTCGCCTCGCTGCGCACCACCGCGGTGCGCGACGGCGACTCCTACATCGTCAACGGCCAGAAGATCTGGACCACGCTGGCCCAGTGGGCCGACTGGATCTTCTGCCTGGTGCGCACCGACCCGAACGCGCCGAAGAAGCAGGCGGGCATCTCGCTGCTGCTGTTCGATGTGAAGACCCCCGGTGTGACGGTCCGGCCGATCAAGCTGATCGACGGCGGCCACGAGGTGAACGAGGTCTTCTTCGAGAATGTCCGGGTGCCCGCCGATCAGCTGGTCGGCGAGGAGAACATGGGCTGGACCTACGCGAAGTTCCTGCTCGGCAACGAGCGCACCGGCATCACCGGCGTCGGCCGCACCAAGGTCCGGCTGGCGGTGGCGAAAAAGCATGCGGCACAGACCAAGACGGCGAACGGCACGCTGCTCGAGGATCCGCTGTTCGCCGCCCGGGTGGCCGAGCTGGAGAACGAGCTGCTGGCGCTGGAGCTGACGCTGCTGCGGGTGGTGGCCAATTCCAGTGAGGGCCGGCCGAATCCGGCCTCCTCGGTGCTCAAGCTGCGCGGCAGCGAACTGCAGCAGGCCGCGACCGAGCTGCTGCTCGACATCGCGGGACCGGACGCGCTCCCGGTCGGCGCGACCGATATCGCCTCGCCGGACTGGGCGCAGCGCAGCGGTCCCAGCTACCTGAACGTCCGCAAGACCACCATCTACGGAGGCTCGAGCGAGGTGCAGCGCACCATCATCGCCTCCACCATCCTCGGGCTGTAA